A DNA window from Ranitomeya imitator isolate aRanImi1 chromosome 2, aRanImi1.pri, whole genome shotgun sequence contains the following coding sequences:
- the LOC138663328 gene encoding gastrula zinc finger protein XlCGF66.1-like: MDMARDKMAERILHLTLEILFRLTGEDYIVVKKTSSERCQDPVSEGWGGPLSPITRPPPHPLIHEDINDQKIPELIYKMIELLTGEVPIRCQDVAVYFSMEEWEYLEGHKDLYKDVMMEVPQPLTSPDLSSKRTTPERCPRPLLPQDYKQEDSNAPQDHQGEDLTHINTTETYVRGDERCKEEIPTYNYTGE; encoded by the exons atggatatggcaagagacaagatggcggagaggatattacacctcaccctagagatcctcttccggcttactggagag gattacatagtagtgaagaagacctctagtgagcgctgtcaggaccctgtgtctgagggatggggaggacccctgagcccaatcacaaggcctccacctcaccccctgatccatgaggacatcaatgaccagaagatcccagaactcatctacaagatgattgagctgctgactggagag gttcctataagatgtcaggatgtcgccgtctatttctccatggaggagtgggagtatttagagggacacaaagatctgtacaaggacgtcatgatggaggttccccagcccctcacatcaccgg atctatccagtaagaggacaacaccagagagatgtccccgtcctcttcttccacaggactataAACAAGAAGattccaatgctcctcaggatcatcag ggtgaagatctgacccatattaatactacagagacatatgtgaggggtgatgagcggtgtaaagaggagattcccacatataactacacaggtgagtag